Within Mytilus edulis chromosome 10, xbMytEdul2.2, whole genome shotgun sequence, the genomic segment TATAATAGTGATATGACTGCATGATGTGAACTCATTGATAACTACTCTAAGGTGACTTCTGGATATATGGATTGatgtttgaacaatatgtttaaaggtgctgcccaattgatatttgtcacatatttttagaatcatgccttcaatatattatgacccaccaagtataaagtatgaaatattaatggttctcgagaggtagagcggacacaatttgttaagaaCAACGAACAGATGGACAGACCGACAGACTGATCTTAGACCTAggatgcatacattatgacacattctcttgtgttggttaatatatatgttaagttgaaaatgtttgtcaggtataaagtataaaataataacagctgtcctctcaaaatataatgtggatcaaatttgttagcgatggacagaccaacagacagacagacctttgacctaggaagtggtacatatatcatgacacaccctctggtgttggttaaaatagatgtcaagtataatatttgaaatcataacggttttcaagatatagagcggacacaatcttcaccacaggacacagggttgtcaactgaaaccaaagtttttttgacgttgacctttgacctaggaagttgtacatacatcatgacacgccctctggtggtggttaaaatgtatgacaagtatatactttgaaatcataatgattatctagatatggagcggacacgatcttcaccacaggacacaggattGTCAActcgaaaccaaagtttttgaccttgacctttgacctaggaagttgtacatacatcatgacacaccctctggtggttgttaaaatggatgtcaagtataaactttgaaatcataatggttatctagatatggagcggacacgatcttcaccacaggacacggggttgtcaactgaaaccaaagtttttgaccttgacctttgacctaggaagttgaaCATAcaacatgacacaccctctggtgttggttaataatcatgttaagtattaagtatgaaatcataacggttctctagatatggagcggacacgaaagtgttacggacggacagacggacggacggacggacagacggacggacggacagactgatcactatagggcgacccgccgtcggcggggccctaataaaaATTGTGGTATACAACTCATAAACCTGtagaaaaaattgaaataatattttgcCATCATAGGAAAATGCAAACATCAAATACTGTTGGACATGCAATACCAAACCACGTAAATTGACAGAATCTCACCAATTtaacgttaatttttttttcttgaaatatctCTAAAACTATAGCTGTAACTATAAAGAATCATGATTAGATTGTAAACAGCATTAGTCAACACGTATTTTATCGAGATATAGTTTCTGAaatggtccggctgacttcgagataacgagagtcgactgtatatCAATATCAAAACTTAATTATGAATAAACGTTTAACTTTACcatgtctataaaaaaaaaaaaaacgttttacgTATTTATAACAGTTTAATCAATAAAAGGGTAACCTTAGAAAGGACATGGATTTTAAAGTCTTGCATTCAGTTAGTCAACTGTTGCAACATAGGTATCAGGAAATATTACTGATACAAAAAATGATCAGTACATTAACaataatacaaatacatatatcaATGTAAGCAGTggcatttgtcattttttgtttgtaaatcttTATAGAAgagaaaatatttgaattaatctTCTTTTAACATTATAGATTCATATGGAACAATATTTCACCTGGCTTTTCTGGCGAGCTTTCATACTCCTCCTGCATATGCGCAGCTGTATATCATTACTAATCAAAATGGAACATGCATGATACGTATTCCGTACCTACATATAAACACATCAGTGCCTGTAACATTCGACAGTATAAGTGAATATCGCATAAACAGCAGCATTCTTATGACGACTCAGGGAATACAACATAAAGCCATAATTGTTAGTTGTGACGTTCCAGTATCAATATACGGAATGAATTATGCAAATGTAGTCACAGAGGGCTATCTTGGTATTCCCCAGAATGGACTTGGCAGCAAATATATAGTGTCATCTTTCTCTCACGATATGTCCGAGTTTGGAATTATTGCTCCTAGTAATGATACTGTTATTTCGATTAACTTAAGATTGAAGTCTGGTAACTTAAAGTATAATGGACACACATACCGTCCAGgtaatttattaaatataacaatGTTCAAAgatgaaacattttatttatcatcCACCAATGATCTGAGTGGTACAATAATTTCATCAACCAAACCTGTTGCTGTTGTGTCCGGAGTTAAATTAAGTTTCATGAACGACGAATACTCAAACCATATGACAGAAATGATTTTGCCCCACAAACATCTTGGCAGAAATTTTATAGTTCCTGTGTTGTATAATTCGCAATGCAATTATAGGATATTCGCGGACAGTCCCTCCAGTATAACGATCCAGCAGGGTAATAACACTAAATCTGATATCAAACATCTAACAGCAGGGCAGTATCTGGAGGTTACTAATTACAAACCAACAACCATCAGATCATCCACTGGTATCCTTGTTCAGCTATACTGTGACTCAAATGGTCTATCCTACGACTCTGTGATGGTAACTCTGCCTGCCGTACAGCATTTTAAAGCAGAATACCAGTTTGTAGTCGTTTCCGACTTTCCACCAGGTTA encodes:
- the LOC139493191 gene encoding IgGFc-binding protein-like isoform X2, whose amino-acid sequence is MVAGTGNIFGKREINGLRPGYGKRCCAGDLCNTEFSIDLKTTSSVTTTKTTTSVTTKKTSIEVTTPETTVKRLNCEDHSTCGYLVSKLGVCDDQHGIDICPVSCGRCIPTTTMTSQCTDTSTECDYLNRTFSICQDPDTVKNSGCKKTCDYCDLCDTKNPCNNNGVCIKDGDWFKCKCLYSYYGSYCEQQNSDSYGTIFHLAFLASFHTPPAYAQLYIITNQNGTCMIRIPYLHINTSVPVTFDSISEYRINSSILMTTQGIQHKAIIVSCDVPVSIYGMNYANVVTEGYLGIPQNGLGSKYIVSSFSHDMSEFGIIAPSNDTVISINLRLKSGNLKYNGHTYRPGNLLNITMFKDETFYLSSTNDLSGTIISSTKPVAVVSGVKLSFMNDEYSNHMTEMILPHKHLGRNFIVPVLYNSQCNYRIFADSPSSITIQQGNNTKSDIKHLTAGQYLEVTNYKPTTIRSSTGILVQLYCDSNGLSYDSVMVTLPAVQHFKAEYQFVVVSDFPPGYQPNNYYMTVIIPTNAVVGLKYDGYLLVSFIQKSSIVMSGQTYSILIKEISRSGLHTLTQVNNVTFGLIINGKTTHQGYAYPAGFQFNNGAP